TGCGTTAGGGAAACTATTTGTGCTAATAGGTTTAGTAAAACATTTCAAACACGCCCGCCACAATACTCAGTCTGATGTGCCGTACAGCCAACGTGaacgcgaaaagaaagaaaatgattcGAGGTGATACCGTGTATTCAGACATCTCATGCAAGCCGAAGAAGATTGGGAACGTCGCCAACGTGCAAGTCGTGTTTTCTGCGCTAAACAAAGCATTCAAATCTGAGCAAGGCCAGTTACCGCCACGCTACGAAACCAGGGGCCGGAACAAACCACAAGAAAGGCTTTGTCAAATGCGAGACCAACGCTCTTTATCAGCTGCAGTTATcatgagaaaaagaaatttgAATCTGCCAAGTGGGACGATGCATGAATGACAGGTTGCGGGAGCACGCGAACAATGTGCTTAACAGCACCGAGGGCCATCTTACCTTCCCCTGCAGAAACTGTGGGTGCGAACCCCACTATGCACAGTGCTGCATATTAGGAAGAAGAGACATGCAAACCACCTGACAGATTATAGAAGCGCAAGATCCTTAGTTTGAAGGGGTCGCGTACGACATTGCACAATCTTTTAATCTTTTTAAATAGTAACCGGAACAACACGCTGGTAGCAGCCGCGATGCTATGTCAGTACAGTCTAGTCTCATGATCTTGAAACTTAACACTTCCTTAACTAGATTTTAGCATCATTTCTTGCTTTCATACAATTTATGCTTCCCGTCATGACATATCAAATTGTGCTAGCTCTCGTACAGGTGCCGCACCACTCGGCAGAATCGGCCACTCAGTCACGTCCGAAACAACTCTGCAAGTATGCGACCACGCTTGGCAAGATTTGCGGTGGCCAACTGTTCTCCCCTTGTTAGGATTAAGTCGACACGCTCTGTCAATGCCGCATTTCACATTTCCGCCAAAGTGTCGCCGCCGTCGCAACGTTCAGGTAGCACTTTCCGACTGACCTCACATGCCGTAAAAATAAACGCATCATTCATTTCACATCCATACGATGTTTCTCTTCAATCGCACCGATTAGGTTTCCTGGAAAACGAGTAACAGCAACAATTTTGCAAGAACTCTTCAATCGCACCAATTAGGTTTCCTGGAAAACGAGTAACAGCAACAATTTTGCAAGAAAACTACTCACTTCGTAACATATTTCTTGCGTTTTTCGCATATTGTGCTATTTGTGTGCAATTTAGCGAGCCTACTGGATAATGCTCACTCGACCGCCATAGGAAGCGTAAAATACAGATATAATTATGTATGTCTTGGTGTTTTGCGTTTGAAAACCAAGGTCTCGTTATGACTGCGTCTTGGAGGGATCTCATGTATAAATTTCACAACCTTGGTTTCTGTGAGGTGCACGTGAATCCAAATCCCCGAGGATTCTTGCATTTCACATTCGCAAGTGATAGAACAATGTGCGTGGAAGATTACCCCTGCtgtcgagcttagcagcgcaacatcctAGCCACTGGGCTAACACTACAGACAAGCGATGCGGTGATCAGACACAAGCGAAAAACACATACTGCGATGAAAACATTTGCCTCCTGTAGTGACACTTGTCCTTAACATGACACCAAACAGCCGCAGCTGTGCTGCCTGTACGTTGTCTGCGAAAACGCGCACATTGATATGGGAGTAAATGCATGACCCTCAAAGCACGTATTGCAGGTTGTTTATATGGGGAACAATTTTAACAGAAGTTTTAGAACCGAGAAAACTCACGTAGTGTAATCGTCGAAAGTGCCTGAAGAACCCTCGGCGCCTTCACGGCTTGTGCTCGGGGTTGCTTCTTCGATGAAGGCAAACGCGGGAGGCGTGTGTCCACTGTTCGTTTCTTCACTCATGCCTGATGCTGATGCTCCGGAGTACTAGCGCATTTTCGCGACAGAACGGTGCTAAAccatcgcgcatgcgcagtctgtGCCAAGGATGAAAGAGACCCAACAAGACGTTGGGCATTCGGGCAACTATAATGAAACCGTAAAGTCCATCTGAAAAATCGAGACGATAGAGTGCGCCCCTGGTCGATGCCAAAGTGCTCACACTCCAACGATGGAACAGGCACCCCATGAAGCGTGCTATATTTACGCCAGGGCATCAAAGCAAATTTATGCAAACCCTTAGCCCAGCCAATAACAGTAAACATGAATAAGTGTttattattgtttctttgtttcaagATAAGTGCTATGGCTTCCTATTGAGATATTCCCGGGCGAGGCGCAATTAGCGAATACATATAATGGGTGCAAGTCGACACAACGTTTATTCATACATGTTCAATTCCCGAAGTCCTCCTCGGAAAGCACGCGTAGCTTGTTCCAGGTCTTTCACGAGCCGTTGCAGTCGAGGGTAGCGTGGTCACGCGGTGACAATGTTGTTGCGTGCATTTCCGCACTTGTTGCTTTGCCAGCATACATGTTTGTCATCGCGTTTTTACTTTCTTGTGCTGGCTGCGTCAACGAGTGGTCGCCATTGACAGTTCGGTAACATCGTCTAACACTCGTGGGCTATGGACCAAAGAATCTTTCCTCTAGAACGATGCCTCCTTGCTTCGCCCCAGGTGCTACTAGCCATCTGGTGGTAGTGCAGAGAAACCAGCGGTGAtgacaaggtaaatatacctgatagcgaagcttccataggagcccatacgttcaaaacatggcggtccatcgccggttcatggggcttagcgccatctgtatgtggtgggaacacttccggcggaaggaaaaataacgtgacgccatgtccgtgaaaagcagaagtgacgtcattttgttttcgaaggcgcaaaatttgttttgttcttcctttggagctacatattcaaatgccccgccattcatcttggtgggcgtttcgagctttcagcgtagaaagcgatgcaggaacaggccagccgtacggttgtcgaaatcgcatccctgcacagaacatactttctttgaaggctgacgaaagctttaggtggaGTGCTGGTCCTATTGTCGGAtaccaagcccgtcggccagcgcagtcgcacgaaaacaactacacaattatctggcggtcgtaactcactacttttgactgaacagattaagaagcaatgaagctacccgcgtcaccaaattcagacaaacttcgacaagcaagaaagcacaaattgtgagtggggcgtatttcaacaggtgatacgaccgcgcctttctgcccatttcaagacgtgcattgcactgcgagtgatagtggcgtcaacgccccctgtagcgatgggcgctgaaaagaaatgcatttattaataataataaaatgaaacGTATTTTCccaactcatcacgaatatataaaattgactaggaattttattttcgttgaatgaatctaactgtttctcgtttgaattaaaaaacgcgtttttctttcccaatgtttgttccctccaaacatagtcgcacttcaatcgctgctcccataaccccccgtgctgatgtcggtgacaagcTGTACtcaaccgcttttcgcccgaagcttcgcgacctatttgaatcgaccttggtgaTGACTCGTACCCACTCCGCTGTGGTCGGTAAACCTATTTGGCTGCACGAAAGCCCCGCATCTCGCACGGTCGCGAAATCCCGGCGATTTTCGCAAATAAAACCATCGCTTTTGAAATTTCGCCCAGGTTCTTCCCCAGCCTGTCGTTGTGTCGGCCAACTCTGTGACGCACCTGTATAGTTCGATAAGATTTTCCGTGCTTGGGCATTGAAGAAGTATTCCTGTGTTTTTGGAAGGAACGTAGCGTTTTTAGAAACAGCGTTAATTTTTGCTGGCAACTCGCGCTGCAGTGTCCAACCTAGTGTCGTCACCTAAACTGATAAAAAGCCCTCAAACAACTAGCAACGATGGCCCTACAACACGTAGCTTGCAGCAACTGTCCGATTCGTCTTTCCTTGATTTTAGACTATGGGGTATTCAcgtgactttcttttttctttactcttTATTCTTTATTGCCCATTCTCCAGGACGGAGGAGGTCGAAGTAAACGCTTCATGCAAGCAGCTTGAGGGGCACTCAACCCCCGCACAAGCAGCAACAGTAAGAGGCGTACGCACATGGTTATATCGTTCTGGAGCACTTTCAGAGGACAAGACATAAACATTGAATATGGAATATGAATTACAATACAGAGAAAACAAATTTGCATAACGCACACTTCAAGACGATCGTATGGCTTCAAGATAAATACAGAAGTAGTACTGCAGCATTTTTACAGAGCAACAGATCAGTATGGATTGCAATACATTGGAAAGAAGTGTATATAAAGCAAACTTCTAGATGTcagtgtagtttcaaaattaaaCAATTTAGGAATACGTCAAATAACGTGGTAAGACTAATGCAGTGTTAAAATGTGCTAGCGAGTGTTGGAACATACTGACTAGGCGTGACGGTTCATGAGAAATTTGAAATCTGACAGAGTTAGGTTGCGAACTTCTATGCGTCTATCCTGGAAACTATTCAAAAGTTTTGGTTCGTGACACTGAAGCATTTGATCACCATAATTAGTTTGGGACCGAAGAACTGTCCACATTTCTGGGTCACGAGTAGTAAGTCGCTAAGGTTGAGTCTGTTCTAAGGGAGCTATTTCAGCGAATGTCTTGCAATGTCTGTGATGACCGAGATAGACATTCTTCTAAAGCGTTTGGGTATATAGTTGCTCATTTTAGGAAGATTATACTTTTCAAAGACAGGTTACGTGTGCTCTGTATATCGCAAGTTTTCAGTAATACTGAGGTGCTGGTGGGCGAGTCGGTTATACATGACTACAACGAATGCGCCAAAAAAACAGACGAAGAAGGCGACACGgcacaaccacgtaggcgcactaaaaCGGCGTTTTATTTCATGACGCAAGAATAAATAGCTGATgccaagaaacaaaagaacaagaaaaaactgTCCGTCATTTGCATCGCAAAACAAAAACACGATAGAGAACAGCTTCTAAGTGCCGCTCCCAcgatacgccagttcctttgtcgatagAGAGACAGAGTGTTCATTCATACAAGCATCACCACGCTTCTTGATCTGAAGCGCTTCCAATATTTTCCTTGTCAGTTGATCatcagctctgttcaaaacacaggTTCTATCAAAATCTGGAATGAAGTTATGGGTATTACAATGAGCAGTAGTGTGAccggagagctggttttccatcttatatcgaTGCTCATACAATCTGTCATTCAGACGactgcccgtttggcctacacATGATGAACGACACGAGAAGGGAACCGAATAAACTACTTTTTTTACACAACCGACATGCTTCTGCCCATGgttttttgcgcacacctgtttACTTTCCCGACATTCACCTTGGCCCACATCAAACCAAGGCGTTTCGGAGTGGAAAATAAAACCCCAACACCAGCACGTTTGCGTGCTTTTTTCAGATTGTGAGATATGCCATGAACATATAGGATGATAGCACACCTAGATCCAGAAGGGCCTGCTCGACCCTGGTCTACAATGTTAGGTTCCTTGAGCTGCGCCAACGAAAATATTCCGTACTCACACAGCCAATGCGAAGTCCTAAGGGGTGCGAAAGCCAGTCGTGGCAGATGCATGTAGAACTGAGGCGAGTATGCAAAGAATGGCGGCCAAGGATAACTAGAAACTCGCGTGCGTTTACTTGATTCTTGTACGTACAATAGGGTACGCCGTCGCAAAGTTCACAACCGTAAAATAAACTAAAAGAAATAACAGCAATCAATATGACAAGCCGCTGCAGTAAGCCATCGCAGCTCTAAGCTAAAAATAATACAGAGACCTATGGATCTCCACGTCAGAATAAATATAACGTACGAATAAGCTCCTTGGTGTAACAGGAGTGTCCTAGCAGTTCGGAACGGGAAACCAGCCAAGCCGGCTCTACGAAGAAGAGTCATTTCCCAACTGCTGGTCAGGATCGCTCATTGCGACACAGGACGACGTTATCATGTGTATTGATGCCGAAGCTGCCCTCATCACCTCGTCGAACGCGCTTGACAATAATTTCGCATGGTCCACCTCCATAGGAGCACCACTGCATCCTCCGGCGTCGTCCTCTCTATCAAGGTCACCGGGGCTCAGGTTGGCTGGCGCGGAACTCTGCCGGAACACGCCCTCCTCCGCGCGGCGTCGTAGTGAAGAGATCCCCGAAACGGTGGCCGTCACTGCTTTCGCCCTGATTTGCATTCGCGCCGTCTTGGCCGGTCTGGAGCCGGGACCCAACTTCTTCGCGGGACTCTGCCTGACACCCGAAGGACCGGCCTCCTGCCAATCCCGCTCCGATATCCAGCAGGGCCGTTGGGTGTCGGCGCTCCTGGATGACGGCGGAGGGACGCCGCCACCGTCGCCCCGCTGCTTGGTGGACGAACTgtgcagcaaaaagaaagaaaaaaaggaagaatagcaATTCTTTCTGTACGAGGAAGCGAGTACTGCGTGCAACAGTGGTCCTACACGTGCAATGAACCTCGCCAAAGAACACTCGCAATCTTGCGAAACACTTAAGTGCCTGCCGTACGATACAGGCAGAACTTTCTGTCGAGCGGCTGTCGAAATCTCATAGTATTTAGCCTAGGCGGACGCAGTAGCTCGTCGTGCTTTATCAAGCGAAGGACTATGGCCACCGATGGAGCACCATACTTTCAAATATTGCCCGAAATAAAGCCATTTCCTTGCAGGTAATTATCATATTAAATACCGAGTTGCACACTTTTTGTACTCTAGGATGCATTGGCTTTGATGTCATGCAGAATAGCGCTACTAATGTAGGCGCGCAGGTTCGGCCTGTAGTCGCTTATCGTTTTGCGTGCTTGTTCGAGCAGTGTTGTTCGCTCCACCAACTACTTCTAAAACTTCGCTCGAGGCATAGAACTTCATACAATAACTGGAGGGCTGTTTATGGGAGCTTCAAGTGGTCCTTTTGTCTCTAATGGGCTTCGCCACATTCCAAAGTGATCATTTTTGAGTAGCCCACGATAAATAATTAAACAGGTATTcttaaaattgtccgatggcagaaTTTCAACATATTACGTTTAGCACAGAAGCCCAATATTTAAACCATTAAGCCAAGGATGTATGCACAAGCGCAATTAAACATTTCGCCATTAAAACCCCTCAATCAGGTCCAACTACACCGTAATAAAAGAAGCCACAATATGTTCCGAAGTGCCAAGGAGGAACACCAGACATTTTAATTGTAAGGAACCATGTCCTCAGACTACTTACGGACCCAGCAGGTGCTACGGTCGTATTGGATACTGCATCTGGTATTAGCACGTGCATCTGGATGCTGCTGCATGGGGCGTGCTCCGCCCAGCCGGGGCGACAAATGCACAGCGCTACACATACACTGCCTAGTATTCGTACGCTGCCACATCTGTTGAATCGAAATTTGTTTTCTAAGCCTGTCCGGCACGATTATTTGGCCCTATCGCTTTCCTTACTCTGTTAATTAGGCATAAAGCGTGCTTGAAGACGCCCTCGCAAGTAGGCTGAATGCAGCTGGAAAGTGGGAGAAGTGGGTAGCGCTCAAAATGGCGGATCGCCAAGGAATTTAAACGTTCGCGTCGAGTCGCATATGATTACGAATAAACTTCCCCTGAAGATGGCGCAACAGGGAAAGAAATACTGAATAAAGGAGTATAGCGAAACCGAAACGACGGGAAACTGCTTATTCTGAGAGCGGTGTCAAAAGATTACAACAAACGCGCATGTTCGCCTTGATCACGTGAAACTGCGAAAAAACAGCCAGATCTCAGtttaaaagtaaataaataaataaaataaacaagtttCGCTGAAGCAGTTTGTGATATGAGGGGCCTTCTACAACTCCCGTGTCAACGTGCCAATACTGCTGCCTATTGTGTTGCTCTTACGAAGCAGCGGATCTCATTGGCAGGCAGTGCAGCGCGCAGGCAAGTGCGCAATAATGTGCTTCCGTAATGACAGTTCGTGCTCGTGTGCCTGCTCATTGACACAGCATGCAGTTTGACCTGCATATCCCTTCCCAGACGATAGCGGTATTTCACATACGAGGCCGGTCGGGCGTTTCACGAAAGGTCTGGCGTGCTTCTGGCATCGCCTCGACTCCTCGCAAGTTGGCTGGACTGGGTACGCCATGTCTATTTGTGATTTTAAGGTTGCGGGAGAGCTTGAGGACGTACGGAACTATAGCAAGCTTGCGTCCTTCTCGAACAGAGCTGGAAATCTCGTTTACGAGA
This genomic window from Dermacentor albipictus isolate Rhodes 1998 colony chromosome 9, USDA_Dalb.pri_finalv2, whole genome shotgun sequence contains:
- the LOC139050034 gene encoding uncharacterized protein, with protein sequence MTKASPSQGSDGKKPRPPWSTLSTRAAESRKPGWIPERDRREAGSSSGTKYKQSPLKSSSTKQRGDGGGVPPPSSRSADTQRPCWISERDWQEAGPSGVRQSPAKKLGPGSRPAKTARMQIRAKAVTATVSGISSLRRRAEEGVFRQSSAPANLSPGDLDREDDAGGCSGAPMEVDHAKLLSSAFDEVMRAASASIHMITSSCVAMSDPDQQLGNDSSS